Proteins encoded in a region of the Zea mays cultivar B73 chromosome 2, Zm-B73-REFERENCE-NAM-5.0, whole genome shotgun sequence genome:
- the LOC100272842 gene encoding putative threonine aldolase family protein: MASKVVDLRSDTVTKPSEAMRAAMAAADVDDDVLGADPTAHRFEAEMAAVMGKEAALFVPSGTMGNLISVLVHCDVRGSEAILGDNSHIHVYENGGISTIGGVHPRTVKNNPDGTMDIDKIVAAIRHPDLHYPTTRLICLENTHGNTGGKCLSVEYTDKVGEIAKSHGLKLHIDGARIFNASVALGVPVDRLVKAADSVSVCLSKGLGAPVGSVIVGSKAFIDKARILRKTLGGGMRQVGVLCAAAHVAVRDTVGKLADDHRKAKALAEGLKKIEQITVDSASVETNMVFFEVMDPRISPDKLCQVLEQDNVLALPANSKSIRFVIHYQISDADVGYALACVEKAIKELLEGSTELGHSINGATKSSYGH, encoded by the exons ATGGCGAGCAAGGTGGTGGACCTCCGGTCAGACACGGTCACCAAGCCCTCCGAGGCCATGCgggccgccatggccgccgccgacGTCGACGACGACGTCCTGGGCGCGGACCCGACCGCGCATCGCTTCGAGGCGGAGATGGCCGCGGTCATGGGCAAGGAAGCCGCGCTGTTCGTGCCGTCGGGCACCATGGGCAACCTCATCTCCGTCCTCGTGCACTGCGACGTCAGGGGCAGCGAGGCCATCCTCGGCGACAACTCGCACATCCACGTCTACGAGAACGGCGGCATCTCCACCATCGGCGGCGTGCACCCCAGGACCGTGAAGAACAACCCCGACGGCACCATGGATATCGACAAGATCGTTGCCGCCATCAGGCATCCTGATCTCCATTACCCGACGACCAGATTGATCTGCTTGGAGAACACACATGGGAA TACTGGTGGAAAGTGTTTATCTGTAGAATACACTGACAAGGTTGGTGAAATTGCCAAGAGCCATGGCTTGAAGCTTCATATCGATGGAGCTCGCATCTTCAATGCGTCTGTG GCACTTGGAGTTCCTGTAGATAGACTCGTGAAAGCTGCTGATTCAGTTTCG GTATGCCTATCGAAAGGGTTAGGCGCACCCGTCGGATCAGTGATTGTTGGTTCGAAGGCCTTCATTGACAAG GCCAGAATTCTCCGGAAGACCCTAGGCGGTGGAATGAGACAGGTGGGAGTTCTTTGTGCTGCTGCTCATGTTGCCGTTCGTGACACTGTGGGAAAGCTTGCGGATGACCACAGGAAGGCTAAAGCTTTGGCAG AGGGACTGAAGAAAATCGAGCAGATTACAGTGGATTCAGCTTCGGTCGAGACCAATATG GTATTCTTTGAGGTCATGGATCCAAGAATATCACCTGACAAACTGTGTCAAGTCTTGGAACAGGACAACGTGCTTGCACTGCCAGCCAATTCAAAAAG TATTAGGTTCGTCATCCATTACCAGATTTCAGACGCTGATGTTGGGTACGCATTGGCATGTGTCGAG AAAGCAATCAAAGAGCTACTGGAAGGCAGTACTGAGTTGGGGCATTCGATAAACGGAGCTACCAAAAGCTCGTATGGGCACTAG
- the LOC100272842 gene encoding putative threonine aldolase family protein isoform X1: MASKVVDLRSDTVTKPSEAMRAAMAAADVDDDVLGADPTAHRFEAEMAAVMGKEAALFVPSGTMGNLISVLVHCDVRGSEAILGDNSHIHVYENGGISTIGGVHPRTVKNNPDGTMDIDKIVAAIRHPDLHYPTTRLICLENTHGNTGGKCLSVEYTDKVGEIAKSHGLKLHIDGARIFNASVALGVPVDRLVKAADSVSVCLSKGLGAPVGSVIVGSKAFIDKARILRKTLGGGMRQVGVLCAAAHVAVRDTVGKLADDHRKAKALAEGLKKIEQITVDSASVETNMVFFEVMDPRISPDKLCQVLEQDNVLALPANSKSIRFVIHYQISDADVGYALACVEYDFMFSESNQRATGRQY, from the exons ATGGCGAGCAAGGTGGTGGACCTCCGGTCAGACACGGTCACCAAGCCCTCCGAGGCCATGCgggccgccatggccgccgccgacGTCGACGACGACGTCCTGGGCGCGGACCCGACCGCGCATCGCTTCGAGGCGGAGATGGCCGCGGTCATGGGCAAGGAAGCCGCGCTGTTCGTGCCGTCGGGCACCATGGGCAACCTCATCTCCGTCCTCGTGCACTGCGACGTCAGGGGCAGCGAGGCCATCCTCGGCGACAACTCGCACATCCACGTCTACGAGAACGGCGGCATCTCCACCATCGGCGGCGTGCACCCCAGGACCGTGAAGAACAACCCCGACGGCACCATGGATATCGACAAGATCGTTGCCGCCATCAGGCATCCTGATCTCCATTACCCGACGACCAGATTGATCTGCTTGGAGAACACACATGGGAA TACTGGTGGAAAGTGTTTATCTGTAGAATACACTGACAAGGTTGGTGAAATTGCCAAGAGCCATGGCTTGAAGCTTCATATCGATGGAGCTCGCATCTTCAATGCGTCTGTG GCACTTGGAGTTCCTGTAGATAGACTCGTGAAAGCTGCTGATTCAGTTTCG GTATGCCTATCGAAAGGGTTAGGCGCACCCGTCGGATCAGTGATTGTTGGTTCGAAGGCCTTCATTGACAAG GCCAGAATTCTCCGGAAGACCCTAGGCGGTGGAATGAGACAGGTGGGAGTTCTTTGTGCTGCTGCTCATGTTGCCGTTCGTGACACTGTGGGAAAGCTTGCGGATGACCACAGGAAGGCTAAAGCTTTGGCAG AGGGACTGAAGAAAATCGAGCAGATTACAGTGGATTCAGCTTCGGTCGAGACCAATATG GTATTCTTTGAGGTCATGGATCCAAGAATATCACCTGACAAACTGTGTCAAGTCTTGGAACAGGACAACGTGCTTGCACTGCCAGCCAATTCAAAAAG TATTAGGTTCGTCATCCATTACCAGATTTCAGACGCTGATGTTGGGTACGCATTGGCATGTGTCGAG TACGATTTCATGTTTTCAGAAAGCAATCAAAGAGCTACTGGAAGGCAGTACTGA